A window of Cyanobacterium sp. T60_A2020_053 genomic DNA:
AACAAGGTGGCGTTAATTTTTCTGAAGTGTGGGGCGATCACCTTCCCCCTAGTATTTTGCAACAGCGCCCGGAAGCGCAAGGACATTCTTTTTATGCCACAGGCACTTCTATGGTATTACACCCTAAAAATCCTTATATTCCTACAGTACATTTAAACTACCGTTATTTTGAAGCCGGACCTGTATGGTGGTTTGGGGGGGGCGCTGATTTAACTCCTTATTATCCTTTTGCCGAAGACGCGCGCCATTTCCATCAAACTTTTAAAAATGCCTGTGATCGGCATCATGCTGAGTATTATCCTGTGTTTAAGCGTTGGTGTGATGAGTATTTTTATCTCAAGCATCGTAATGAAACTAGGGGAGTAGGAGGTATCTTTTTTGACTATCAAGACGGAAATGATCCTTTGTATCGTGGGCCTCATCCTGACAAAGGGGCTGCACAATATAGTAATGGTTTACCCGCTCAAAATTCTCGCTCTTGGGAAGAAATTTTTGCTTTTGTGCAGGATTGTGGTAAGGCGTTTTTACCTGCCTATACTCCCATTGCGGAGCGTAATCGCACTAAGGAATATGGGGAAAGAGAGCGTAATTTTCAGTTATACCGCCGAGGGCGCTATGTGGAATTTAATTTAGTCTATGATCGAGGCACTATTTTTGGTTTACAAACCAACGGGCGCACGGAGTCCATTTTGATGTCTTTACCTCCCCTCGTGCGCTGGGAATATGGTTTTACGCCCGAACCAAATACCCCTGAAGCTGAGTTATACGATGTTTTTCTTAAACCTCAAGATTGGATAAAAGAATAATTGATAATTGACAATTGATAATGAATAATTGACAATGAAAAACTATTAATTATCTCCCTCTGCTTCCCTTTCTCCCCCTGCTTCCCTTTCTCCCTCTGCTTCCCTTTCTCCCTCTGCTTCCCTTTCTCCCTCTGCTTCCCTTTCTTTCCATTGTTGGGTTTCGTAACCTCAACCCAACCTACCTCTGGTTAAAAATTGTTAGGTTAGAATAGTTAACATAACTTAACAAAAATTGATTATAGATAATGACATTAACTGTAGAATCTATCCATGATGTGCCGTCTTTACCCGGGGAGTATTGGCTATGGCGCGGAGAAAAAATATACTATGTCAAAGCTGGAAAGACTAATCCAGAGAAGCCACCATTATTATTAGTACATGGTTTTGGTGCTTCTACGGATCATTGGCGCAAAAATATTCATCAATTACAAGAAAAATATCAAGTTTGGGCTATTGATTTATTGGGGTTCGGGCGCTCGGCTAAACCGCCTTGGGAATACAATGGTATGTTATGGCAAGATCAGCTTAATGATTTCATTACGGAAGTAATCACTCAACCAACGATTTTAGCTGGTAATTCTTTGGGCGGTTATGCTTGTCTTTGTGCTGGGGCGAAGGGCGCTGGTAATGTGGCTGGTTTAATTTTAATTAATAGCGCTGGACCTTTTTCTGATAGTCGTCCGAAAAATCCTACTTTTACGCAAAAATTGACTCGTTTTATTTTAAGTCAATCTTGGGTTACTTTCTTTTTGTTTCAACGGTTAAAAAATAAAAAAAATATTCGTAAAACTCTTGAGCAAGTATATTTAGATCATTCTGCTATTAATGATCAGTTAATTGAAGACATTTATCGTCCTTCCTGTGATGCAGGGGCGCTACAAGTTTTTTCTTCTGTGTTTAAAAATCCTGAAGGTGATAATATTGATGATTTACTTAGACAGTTATCTTGTCCTTTATTGATGTTATGGGGAGAAAAAGACCCATGGATGAAAACTAGGGAGAGGGGCGCTAGATTTAAGGAATTTTGCCCAAATTTAACAGAATTTTACCTCGAAGCTGGTCATTGTCCCCATGATGAAATCCCAGAGAAGGTTAATCAATTAATTGATGATTGGATTAAAATTAAATTGCCACAGCATTTTTAACAATAAAAATCTCCTGAAAATTAAAGGCGATTTTTTAAAACACGCAGTAATTTCTCCATTTCTGGGGGGATGGGTGCTTCGGCGCTGATTATTTCTCCCGAAATTGGGTGAGTAAGAGTCAGACAAAAAGCGTGTAAGGCTTGTCCTGTTAAGTTTACGCCCACTGAATGCCCCGAACCGTACAGGGGATCACCTAAGATGGGATGGGCGACATG
This region includes:
- a CDS encoding alpha/beta fold hydrolase translates to MTLTVESIHDVPSLPGEYWLWRGEKIYYVKAGKTNPEKPPLLLVHGFGASTDHWRKNIHQLQEKYQVWAIDLLGFGRSAKPPWEYNGMLWQDQLNDFITEVITQPTILAGNSLGGYACLCAGAKGAGNVAGLILINSAGPFSDSRPKNPTFTQKLTRFILSQSWVTFFLFQRLKNKKNIRKTLEQVYLDHSAINDQLIEDIYRPSCDAGALQVFSSVFKNPEGDNIDDLLRQLSCPLLMLWGEKDPWMKTRERGARFKEFCPNLTEFYLEAGHCPHDEIPEKVNQLIDDWIKIKLPQHF
- the hemF gene encoding oxygen-dependent coproporphyrinogen oxidase yields the protein MNSATQENINSNTIKSLPPQDAKERVSKFMQSIQDEICQGLEALDGEGKFQEDSWQRPEGGGGRSRVMTDGALLEQGGVNFSEVWGDHLPPSILQQRPEAQGHSFYATGTSMVLHPKNPYIPTVHLNYRYFEAGPVWWFGGGADLTPYYPFAEDARHFHQTFKNACDRHHAEYYPVFKRWCDEYFYLKHRNETRGVGGIFFDYQDGNDPLYRGPHPDKGAAQYSNGLPAQNSRSWEEIFAFVQDCGKAFLPAYTPIAERNRTKEYGERERNFQLYRRGRYVEFNLVYDRGTIFGLQTNGRTESILMSLPPLVRWEYGFTPEPNTPEAELYDVFLKPQDWIKE